Proteins from a single region of Artemia franciscana unplaced genomic scaffold, ASM3288406v1 Scaffold_1338, whole genome shotgun sequence:
- the LOC136042474 gene encoding kinesin-like protein CG14535 has translation MHENNVHGFSYVLHNRIVVTCQTTVIAHARVSGGQTEYHQALNTVQLATRLHRVRRRKIRGLPTSYMRGGSPDNYMKTSGDEGSTSAEISSSEMSCDTVIYLDSEVFHVR, from the exons aaaataatgtgcATGGATTTTCTTATGTGTTACACAATAG GATTGTTGTCACGTGCCAGACAACAGTCATTGCTCACGCTCGGGTTTCTGGTGGGCAGACAGAATATCACCAGGCGCTGAACACTGTCCAGTTGGCAACGCGGCTTCATCGTGTTCGCAGACGTAAGATAAGA GGTTTACCAACGTCCTACATGCGAGGAGGATCTCCAGATAATTATATGAAGACCTCTGGAGATGAGGGATCAACCTCTGCTGAAATATCGAGCAGTGAAATGAGTTGTGATACTGTTATTTACCTAG